DNA from Diabrotica virgifera virgifera chromosome 10, PGI_DIABVI_V3a:
CACTATCCAGGAAGTCTCTTATTAAGTTTCCATCATCATTATTCTCTacttggtgttctttaaaaataccAGCTAAGTATTCTGCAAATGCTGAAGCTTTTTCATGGTCTGATCTTCCCCAAGTACCATCATCTTTCTTAATTGGCGAGTTGCGTTCTGTAGGTCTCTTTAAGTGTTTTGTTGCCTTCCATATTGAGTGATTCCATAGTTAGGTGTAAGGTAATATTCTAATAAACTCTCGGTTTTGCCAAAGTGTTTCATTACTTATCTAACAGTAggattatattttttgttttttttataggtCTCACTTGATTTATCATGTACAATAAGCACTCCTGAATCCTCGCAAACTGACAGTGATGACGTGTCCCCTCAAATCAATAGAAGAAAAAAGACAGCACATTCAAGAGAATTTTTACCGAAGTTTTCAATATCTGTAGAAGATGACCGCTGTTGTATATCTTCACCTGGAGCAGAAAATAAAGAATTTCCGTCCTTGAGTCAAATAAAAGCCGGATTAATTGGACATTCTTCTAGATCGGTTGTCCGAAGTGCAAGTACTTCTGGATTGTCACTGATGATCCCAACAGGTAATGAAACTACCAAAAGGATATTTATCAAAATGATATATCTTCTAGTCGAAATATACTACTCTGTTTTTTTCAGAAGATATATCAACAACCACCCACTTAATACATTCACCAGGAGCTGGAGGGAGTTCCAGTACAGCAAGTTCCAGAGATACTTCTCCATGTCGTGAGCTTTCACCTTTGGGAACCACGTTAAAACCGCCTATAATTATACGCAGAGGTCCTAAGGGTTTTGGATTTACTGTGCATACAATTCGAGTGTATTATGGAGACACTGATGTATATACAATGCATCATCTAGTTATGGTAAGTACTTAGTATTTTTGGAGGCTTTTCTGTCTGTAGAAGTAAGAATTGAATTCCATTCTTCTTGAGCTCTCCCAGTGTCATAGgaattttatttcttttccgaataTGATGATTTAAATTGTCCCACATATGCTCGATCGGATTAAAATCTGGGCTATATGGTGGCAAATATAATCTTTCAAATTGAATCTCATCATGGTAAGCATTCACTATTCTAGCGACATTCTAAGGATGTGCATTATCATGCATTAGCACAAATCTTTCATATCCAATATGGCCGGCAAAatatgatcttctaaaatgttttcaatgttaGCTATCATTCgcccaatcacctccacaagtttGATACGGCCTTCTCAAGCTAAACCTTCCCATAGCAATATATCGCCAAcaccaaaactaacgctctgtatgaggttacaccTGACACACCGTTCACgaactcttctgtagacgaagtttCTTCCATTTGGCTTCTATAACTGAATTGTGGTCTCATctgtgtaaataataaatttagcaagatattttatttattattttttttttatttagacaaagtcgcatccacccgaaggttattagcgacatttctgtaacatttgtaacaatattaaatcgaaaattggtaaaaatgaattacaatttgtagacaattaaacctttggaacaataattggattccacgcactaacactttatttttgaaatgtactTTTAGATCGCTAGCAACACTCTCTTTCTGATGCATCATTAgtgatagcgttacgcgcactagtatCTCCTTTTTCATATTTCCTTCTATGCCTATGTgggatggtatccacaggaagtggattcttctgaaactttctTGAGCTTCCATTAGTTCGGCCCTGGTTCTTTTCTCATTGGGGTgtttatggtatatattttgcatagctTTGACTGTGCTAAGAGAGTCGGAAAGGACTGGACAACAAGAGaggtttttaatatatatatgtttgatggctttaaacaaaccaaagagctCTGCAGTATAGATGCTGGAATTCATAGAAAGATGTAGGAGCATAGCAAGGCGATGAACAAAATCCATGAATATTATTTTGAAGTAGAAACTTGAATATTAATGTTGGcttaattgagatgtgtcactttcccagtccgatgcctcactgccaagataactattgatttttttctttatggACGTAAAGTTTCGTTTTAtggatctttcctttaaatgggggtaaactcggctgagcatatgggacaaagctgataggtctgtggtatattcttGAATTGTGGTTATAGGATCTGTTGATCCAGTGATATTCGTTAGCAGCGCGTTAagttgatcaaagtttagagggaaaggtagagggggattttctatgaagtttttagcagggtcaagtaagagagaaaatgagcattcagaagtgcttgctgaaccaattttagattttttaaattttgcttggactttaggtggtggaaaaatgttatattcttttgaagatggatctgcttcaggtgaaataatttcatcaGAGTTACGTTTTGGTTGATTATTTATGTGACTGTCCTTATTTAATGCATCTACTTGGCTCGGTATCTCCGGGACATTAGAAATAGACATTTGTTCACACTGAgaagggtttgtatcattgggtgcttgcaaagatatatttgttgcgctggataccgacgcttcattgttttggttgtggtttagttgagctagtggttcggagcactgtgatgcaatgtgacctcgcttcttgcatctaaagcaaactaaactgtcttgagaaatgaatattctatatatcgtgttgtcaaaaacaagagtaaatgactctggtagtgttagactgtgaggactgatatagatttgtcttcgaaaactaaggatgTGATTGAACTCAGGTGTAGAGGCACTAATTTTGAGAAATGTCATGGGGGAGACAGGAACTATGCcgattttttgtaactcattgattagcaagtcgtgcggtattgaaggacatacgccggagagtacaagtcgttccgctggtgtaactaaccttcttgctctgacaatttcaccttgtatttctatttgaccatgattattcataaaatcatccactatttgtttattggataaatacatacatatgcgattattagataatctagaagagaagattatatttttcggttgaattaCATTTCCAGGTGGGAGAAGGTAGTCTTAaagtttggtgttttctaaggcactaaagataattgcttgggactttaaaggaaattgcactctcgacgctgccaaagagtatgactgtgatgcgtttatttgactttgatggtcttgtattgtagaactgttgtgtgattccatgtttgaatccatttcgataaacgttaagtgaaaagtaagtccgaccctgtacacctgctaaaacaggtgtatcggtctttactaaaagtggttattttgctggtaaaactggatttgtttattgacaacaataacaattaattgcaatttgctgacTTTATTGCTAATTTAACTGGAGATTATATAAAgagtttgtacacttacagtttatttcaatatatcactgagattcacaatttataacttattttaaactttgttattattaaaaatattcggagcACACGTTGAATACAACATTATAGTTATCGATGCAGGACCGGTCTCCAagatattttatgtttattttaagttATGGTACCATAACATAAATATTCCatatttttgtcaatatttcaatatttaaaatattatgttattctgaagctattttcttgtggcatttttatgattaactatttatatgggaaataagccacaattaaattgaaaaaaataattttattaatgtttcaacgcccaaatcgggtgtcgtcaaacaaaatactactaaattaaacaaaaatgttgttgctaagtaaaatattcttctaataatttatttaatctgactcatttatattggcaattcagacatatattatacattttaaagtagacgactttaaaatgatattgccaatatttatgagttgcgttcctgggacgactttactgaaagatagttcattcgattacatgaaagcAACCCCAACtaaagaatatccgtcacaaaaaaattatagcatgtgatctgtctttaaaaagacaaccaaatgacagtaaaattctcgcgttagagattccatagtaaatcacgagggaaaaccaggaaaaaacctcctGATACTATCCCTTCATCGTatgtatttggtcttacatttaatttactatcaagaaactaataccaaattctgactttaatatgtttaaattataaataatattaataatatgtacatagatatacaataagtaatactaaaatataaaatatgtactaactcgatatgttattgacaaACTAATCGTggaattttctttctattgacttcctctttcagtatgactaaccacatcctactgcattctaccaaggaatttgcgacacaattggtttcatttagcataattagagccgcttctttgatttttctctttttactatctgtttctttcaggactatacttgaatctctccactgaactctatgttcattatcccatgcgtgttgacatatttgagatctatcaaattctctatttttaacgtaagactgatgttcacttgttctaacgtttaatggtcttgatgtttcacctaaataaaattgttcgcattcacaatgtattttataaatgcaattctttgttcttattaaatatgtattatttaataatattatttaaaatattattttatcttACATTATAGGCTGTAGACGAAGGAAGTCCTGCATTTGAAGCCGGGCTCCGTCCAGCAGATTTAATCACTCACATCAACGGTGAAACAGTGCAAGGCTTGTACCATACTCAAGTGCTTCAACTTTTATTGGGTAAGTTTCATTGTTGATTGCCTTTCTTCAAAAATGCATTATCACTTTCATTTCAGGCGGGGCAGAACATGTTAGTCTGAGAGCTACGCCTTTGGAACAAACTTCGATCAAGACTGGTGGGCGGAAAAGAGAGCTAGGTCAAAGTAAGCTGGCTAGAAGAAGCCTAAACAGACAAAAAAAGCAGAAAAAGGAGAGTGATAAAAGAAGAAAAACTTCATTGTTTAAGAGAATCAGCAGTAAAAGAGCTAGTGTAGAGATGCAACAGGTAGATGTCTTTTATCTAAAGTCTATTTATTTGCAACTCGTAGCTCATTACAAATGCAAATCTTCAAATAGAGGTTAAGGATTACCGTCAATGCCTTAAACCACTGGCGTACGGATGTAGTTGAAGCCAATAAGGTTGCTAAGGTTGTAATGAGCTACCAGTTGCAAACAAATAAAGTCTAGAGATAACGAAAAAGATTACACCTGTTTACTTGTTTTAGATATCGGGAAATGCCATACAATCCCCAGTAGGTGTAACTCCAAGCAGAAGTTTTCAGTCATTTACAAGAAGTGCTGACAGTAGCTTCAGCCCGGCCGCAGTGAGACCCGTTGCTCCGAGATCTAATTTAACTACTTCAGAATCTTTCTCACTCTCTACAGTTCAATTTTCTGGTCAGTCCTCTTCATCAGAAAGTCCTTCTCCAACTACAGTTCCTTCCAACCGTAACAGTAAACAACATTATCAAAGGCCTTCAACTTTACATGGCCTAAAGCACAAACTGCATACTACAGGCTGTCCAAAATCATTACATGGTGCTGGGCCCGCCTGTTCTCCGGCTGTACAAAGTAGAAGGAAATCTGTAGGTCACATACCCTTATCACCCTTAGCGCGAACTCCTTCGCCATCACCATTACCAGCCTCTCCCACAAGATCTCCCAGTCCCCTGGCATTCCCCATCGGTCATCAGCCAGGTAGCTCAAATACTACCCAGTCCTATAGTCCAAGTGCTGGTTCTGCTCCGATAGCTATAATAAACCAACCGAAGAAAGGGTTTGCTAGGGCGAAAGGAGGAGAACCTGGTTCGCCATTATTGAGGAGAGCACTCTCGCCTGACAGATTGCATCCAAGAAGTGCTGAAAGCAAATGTTCAATCTCGCCGTTATGTTCGTCAGGAAGTACGTGTAGCCCCAATGTCAAATGTCAAAGTAGGGTTGTTGGAAGTTCTTCTGTTTGGCATCCTAATACTCAACAAGATCGAGATAAAGATAGCGATTTGGATACTTCTACTTCAAGTGAATCAAGTAAGTGTCTAATCAATATAATTTGGTACTTATGAGCATCCAGATTTAAGCCATGCGACTTTTTATTATTAGTATACTGCGACAATTTACTGAACGGCAAGAATAATCAATATCGTGGTTGTTTTAACGTATCAGTGTATGCTTTGATTAATTGTTTTTATAAGCTgtatatttatatacagggtatccccGACAATAGTGCGATTCTTACAGGTATAGatagaaggcacaatgtagagcaaattAAAGTCTGGCAACACCGTGCAACACAAAAGCTAAAGGTTGACACATTTAAAaatagtaggtttgtaggtcattTGTATGTGGTAGGTAGTAAAGtaaaaatgtaaatatcaaccaaatgGCTAGTGTCTACATTTTTTCACCCCGTCCTGGTCCCCTCATATCAAACAAACCAAGAATGCCATCAAAGCAAGAAAGAAACCATTGCTTGATGTTATTGACATTTGAGATTTGGGGTAATTTAGTTTTATTCCAAAAGAACAGGTATTTCTTAACAACGAGGAATTTGTAAAGGATACAGAAAGGGTAAAGGGTACAATATTTTATGAATTACCCAGAACACTAAATGGAGAGGCctataaattttttgcaaaatgtttTGCCGGTACTTCTTGAAGACGTGCAAACACGACGTCAAATGTGGTAATAGTTAAACGTTGTCTGTATTTaatttccactgtaaactatgtaATTCTGTTAAAACCCTTGCATTCAACACCTTCAAAGCTTAAGAAATacaataaatacataatactagtttagttaaaagataAAGCGTTTCTTATTGTGAATGATTGACATTTTATCAATTCGtaaaattatttcatatttcaatagatttcagaaaaacatTAGATACAAATCATTTTTCCTAAGAGCATTAATTACATTTTAGGAATGGAACCATAGTTATGTACTTaagtaaaagttataatttatgtaaaatttcGAGCCTTAATCCAAAACCTTAATTCATTCGGATATTAATAGCAAAAATGCCACATTATTAAagcaagaaataattattttgtaggtaggtacctacatcTAGGGATGTCAACAACCCTAAAAATCACAActcaaatagtaaataaacaaggggttccattagattaaattttacAGTCACAggtcttctacgccatgttgccaggtcatataaatttatgaaaataaaaatttactcataTGGgaaacaatgtattttttttggaaacggttaactttaggaaaaaatgttataagactttttgttctaaattgtagATTacatccacaccttaaaggaacgcactattttcggggacaccctgtataaagggtTGTCTATGTTTCCCCGAATGTTTTTCATccaggatatttgtcgtctaccaggattCATTTTTCCTTCGATTCTatccttcataatcagctgcaatAACTGaacaactcgtacttatcattGCTAAAaagtatgtgccccaaatataCTGTCTTTCTCTCTTTTTATTGGTGGTCAAAAGTTCAAAATTCTCGTaactttctcattaagtcaacacaAACATTCCAAGAAATAATCAAACACACACCAAAGAAGAATAGAgtagatataacattttaccatacgatatcggatttgcagattgagtctttggttattGATtgatatggtcgccaaaaaggaagcgaaagtagcagtagcgtattcaaacctatacgatcaacttgataccagggaaggcgaaacgaagatatataaaatagccaagcagagagcaaagaaagcaagagattttaatcagattagatgtatccgagatgaaaataataaaatactaattcacgaaaaggatgtcaaaaagagatggagaaagtattttgacagtttattaaatgaagaatttgacagacagcctgtggagttaacggagacagtaacagcaatggttaccagaataacaaacgaggaagtggctcaagcgcttcaaaaaataaagaaaggaaaagcagtcggaccagatgatattcctggggaagtgtggagagcattgggagagacaggaataagttggctagcaggtctatttaatagaattatggaagttggacaaatgccagacgaatggagaagcagtatattagtacctgtctacaaaaacaagggagacatacaacaatgtacaaattacagggctataaaactacttagccacaccatgaaaatatgggagaaagtaattgatagacggatacgtgaagaaaccgaaaaatccgataatcaatttggctttatgcagggcagatcaacaacagatgcaattttcattgtaaggcaactgatggaaaaatacaggaataaagagaccaacgctcatatggtattcattgatcttgagaaagcatattatAGAtatcctcgagagattctgtggtgggcactcaataagaaaggagtccctggcgaatatgtaaagattgtgagagatatgtatgagggagtaacgactaatGTTAgcacaggtgtgggagagactgataaatttcatgtgaaagtaggattgcaccaaggctcggtgcttagtccttatttattctcattagttttgaacCAGATAagagcgaaactacagggtaacattccatggtgcctaatgtatgctgatgatgtagtgttaataggaaatagtgaaagagacttagaacaaaaactggaacagtggagacaagctctggaggaaaaagttttaaaacttagtaggacaaaaacagagtatttggaatgttcatttaatgATGGAGTTACTGCAAATAAAATTGtgtctttggatggtgaaatgattgtgaatagcaatagttttaagtacctaggatcggtattacagagtaatggagaaatagatggagatgcatgcagtagaattagggctggatggatgaagtggaaagaagcgagtggtgtgttgtgtgacagaaaaattccaatgaagctgaagggaaaattctataaaacagccataagaccggctatgatgtacggaactgaatgttgggcagtgaaaaagaaagaggaacaacgaatgcatgtggcggaaatgagaatgcttagatggatgagtggggtgacaaagaaagataaaattagtaatgagtatattaggggaagtctagatgtggcaccaattgatgccaaaatgagagagcataagttaagatggtttggtcatattcaacgtcgagacgttaatcacccaatacgaagaatagctgaagtgcagattcctggaaggagtaggagaggaagaccaaaaaggacctggggggagacgataaggcaggacatgttggtaaaggggattaacattgatatgacccaagatagaattgtgtggagaaatgcaattagggaagccgaccccgcatagggataaggcaaagagaatgatgagattgagtctttggttactcagaaatttcctcatctttaAAAAGGGtgctcttgattgctctattcttgctcgaatttctgatttcggatttagatcttccataatccagactcctaatcttaagtatttcattttgtatttttgtaagtTTTGCATGTATCCATCATCAACTTTTCCTTGGCctctcttattttgttttttaataatttatgtttttCTCTGTATTTATCTAGCTTTGTGtttctatattcttctttgtTCCATGATTTCCAGTATTTCTTGAGTTATCCAAGGTTTTCGGCTTTATTCTTTCTTTTGTAGAGTTTCTTTCTGTTTCTTTATAACAGAATCTTTAATTTTATCAGTTAAACAGAAGTTTACTCTTACTAGTCAAGTAGTCAAACAGAATAAGTTTactttagaaatttttttaactcGTTTTTATATTTCAGGCTTAAATTCGAGTACCTCCTCAGAGAACCGTTTATCGCTAAATTTATCAGGTGTTGGTGAGTTacttccacggatagctgaagagAAAGATTCTCCAACAAATAGCCAAGAAGTGAAATTTAAAAAACCCGCGAAAGGTAGCGAAGATATAGTGAAACTGGATAACCCAACCCAAGACAAGACAGAAAAGGTCAGTAAACGGGATTCCTCCAATTCAGATAAGAATCTTACTAGTAATGTTGGCCACAAAGTAAATGAAATGGTGAAAAAAGATGCAGAACATATGCAGAAAAAAGAAAGCGCCGTAAAGTGTGATATAAGTAAGAAATTTGAAAAGGATAAGAAAAGGTTAGAAGAAGCAAGTAAATTTGAAAAGGAAAAGAAATCTAAATCAGAGGAAGTTCAAAAAGTCGAAAAAGATAAAGATAAGAAAGCGAAGGTGGAAGAGACTCTACTTAAACCTAGCAAATTAGAAGAAAAAGGACAAGGTAAGAAGGCAGATAAGTCTGAGGAAGTTCCAAGTAGAGCCGGAAACGAACCGAAAAAAACTAGTGCAACTGAGGAAATACAGAGTAAAGTAGAAAATAAGAAATCTGAAAGTGAAACGAAAAAGGCAACAAATGAGGAAACGAAGCTAAAAACAGAGAAGTATAAAAAGTCAGGTTCTAGTGAATTTTCTCAGCAAAAGTCGGACaaaaaagataatttaaaatAAGTGGTTAGTATATAGTGTAACACTTGGTTTTAGGTGACTAAAACGTGTAGTAAATTGGTAAcaacatacatacaaacatatatGTACCACCTGTCCAATATTCGTCTGAAACTAATTATTAATGCCGCCTGCCATCCATAAAACCTTGATATATTATGAAATTTTAATTAGTTATTTAAAcctttatatattattttttaacctTTTTTGGGGTTAGAAATTTAATGATGCTTCTAATGCTGCATTCGGATCAAGTGAGTCAAAACCATATAGAGTACGTTATTTGGCCAAAAGGatattgtttttctatttttttaaaaggttttttcatGAAAATAACGTATTTTTTGGTGGGACACCTGATAAAGTGGTCATTTTGATTTTATGGTTTTCCATCTAccagaaaattttaattttttaatattttttgaggtTAGAAATTAAATGACACTTGCTTCTAATTGTGCATTCGAATGAAGTGAGTCAAAACACCATAGACTACGTTATTTGGTCAAAAGgttattgtttttctattttgtaaaagcttttttatatgaaaataacGTATTTTTTGGTGTGGCACCTGATAAAATCGTCATTTTGAGGTTATGGTTTAGCATTTTCGCAAAACCGAGATGGCACTAAAAACAGACGAAAAGTTTAACGCCTGGTAAAGTTTTTGTAAGCAAAAATGAAATGGGCAGGAAGGTTCATATTCTATATTATatatatgtataatttaaaattctttttattaatttatttattaaatttgtaAGTATACATCCATGTTTATGTATATTTACAGGggtctttttagtatttctttttaataagttaatgctTGCAG
Protein-coding regions in this window:
- the LOC114331299 gene encoding microtubule-associated serine/threonine-protein kinase 3 isoform X3, giving the protein MSSKCSSQERLHQLPHIPTSEDIRILTHHFSSNESNASIPSGEETSSVSHRSPLHRPRSRSLSSPSRSPVIDNEICMMNVLYKERFPKATQQMEERLANFIEENKILDFGKDCDYLPIVRFVHHQVLEIARDCLHKSQSKLITSQYFHEMSENLERLLTETKEKSEGAANLLTSFIKKLLLIISRPARLLECLEFDPEEFYHFLEAAEGQVKGVQGIKADIPQYIIQKLGLNRDPIAELQQELRDCSWSNENKPVVLNAAPTMRKTLCNPNEHDFEVVKLISNGAYGAVYLVKHKQTRQRFAMKKINKNNLMLRNQVEQVFAERDILSFADNPFVVSMYCSFETKKHLCLVMEYVEGGDCASLLKNIAVLPADMARFYFAETVLAVEYLHSYGIVHRDLKPDNLLITALGHIKLTDFGLSKVGLMSLATNLYEGYMDTDSRKFSDKQVFGTPEYIAPEVILRQGYGKPVDWWSMGIILYEFLVGCVPFFGDTPEELFAHTVQDEIEWPDHEDWPVQEEAKDLIITLLQHSPRDRLGTGGAQEIKEHVYFHGIDWNSLLRKKAEFIPQLEHDEDTSYFDSRIDRYCHELEDDTDDTDDSPVFGLFSSCSPQYKKVSELSSLSTTDTDPENSYLSLKMSNSDLSVPGTPEIVDSRPTIKVADNLVLRSRTLEKRKPENKMVSLDLSCTISTPESSQTDSDDVSPQINRRKKTAHSREFLPKFSISVEDDRCCISSPGAENKEFPSLSQIKAGLIGHSSRSVVRSASTSGLSLMIPTEDISTTTHLIHSPGAGGSSSTASSRDTSPCRELSPLGTTLKPPIIIRRGPKGFGFTVHTIRVYYGDTDVYTMHHLVMAVDEGSPAFEAGLRPADLITHINGETVQGLYHTQVLQLLLGGAEHVSLRATPLEQTSIKTGGRKRELGQSKLARRSLNRQKKQKKESDKRRKTSLFKRISSKRASVEMQQISGNAIQSPVGVTPSRSFQSFTRSADSSFSPAAVRPVAPRSNLTTSESFSLSTVQFSGQSSSSESPSPTTVPSNRNSKQHYQRPSTLHGLKHKLHTTGCPKSLHGAGPACSPAVQSRRKSVGHIPLSPLARTPSPSPLPASPTRSPSPLAFPIGHQPGSSNTTQSYSPSAGSAPIAIINQPKKGFARAKGGEPGSPLLRRALSPDRLHPRSAESKCSISPLCSSGSTCSPNVKCQSRVVGSSSVWHPNTQQDRDKDSDLDTSTSSESSLNSSTSSENRLSLNLSGVGELLPRIAEEKDSPTNSQEVKFKKPAKGSEDIVKLDNPTQDKTEKVSKRDSSNSDKNLTSNVGHKVNEMVKKDAEHMQKKESAVKCDISKKFEKDKKRLEEASKFEKEKKSKSEEVQKVEKDKDKKAKVEETLLKPSKLEEKGQGKKADKSEEVPSRAGNEPKKTSATEEIQSKVENKKSESETKKATNEETKLKTEKYKKSGSSEFSQQKSDKKDNLK